One Glycine max cultivar Williams 82 chromosome 8, Glycine_max_v4.0, whole genome shotgun sequence genomic window, CCGAAGACAGTGCCTTCTCCAAACTCAAAGCAGGGTTCCTCAACTCTCTCACTGATAGACAGAAGGTGGAGCTCTTACAGTTCCACACTCTCTCTTCCTGCATTTCAATCTCAAACTTTGATACCCTCACGAACCCGGTTCAAACGCAGGCCGGTGATGACCCTCAGAGGCTGCAACTAAACGTCACCACTTACAGCGGTAGCCAGGTCAGCATGGCCACGGGCGCCGTCAACGCCTCCGTCACCGGAACCGTTTACTCCGACAACAAGTTGGCCATATACCAGGTGGACAAGGTGCTTCTCCCTCTTGACCTAGTGCTGCCAAGCAAGGCGCCGGCTCCGGCACCGGCGTTAGCGAAAAAGGGGTTGCCGAAGGCTGATAAAGGGAATTCCACGGCGGCGGACGATGGAGCTACCGGCGGTGATGATGACAGCGACGGGAAGGCCTTGCAGGCGGGTGTTTCTGCTGGTTGTTCGATGAAGTGGGTGAATAATGTTGTTGTTATTGGGGTAGTGGGTTTGGTTGGTGGAGTTTTGATGTAAGGTGAGTGTGCATGGATAAAGGGATTCCAAAATTTTTGTTGTGCTTTTGTGAgtaatatatgtaaaattcCACGTGTTTGGGGTTCTGGTTTGTGGGTAGAGGGTAGGGTCAAACTGTATCCATGCATGCATGCCATGCTGGGTTTCTTTTActatgtttcttcttctttttttttgtttgataagtTGTGCTTTgtgttaattaattgatttgtcTGGCTTTGTAACCagatttataaaagaaaaagattctgtatatattttttcttttcaaaatgtgtattaattaattaaagatggtTTATTAATTTGCTGCTGAAAAGTAACTAACGAGCATGTTCAATTAGTAGTTATGCTTGTCTGATATGTAACTAATTGGATGCACGGTGCATGATATTTTCTTCTTTAGATCGAGGAGGTCGATCAGgatcataaattttatactCCTACAAATTATATAACTGCTAGATATGACTAATGATTAACAAAGTATATTGGATTACATTGCAGTTCAAAATTAACTCGATCAGTGGTAATCTTATTTTAACTCTAGCTAATAAGATTGACTTATGAATAGAA contains:
- the LOC100793847 gene encoding fasciclin-like arabinogalactan protein 11, translated to MMIMQETQSLIIPTTILILALFYTTSAQLSPIQPPTTSPSPPLSQPSPPSPALPSPPATAPAPGFNTVPLVPVTPSGAPTPTTIIPKGPTIDIVQILRKAKRFSVLIRLLKTTQLINQLNSQLVTSSSGGLTLFAPEDSAFSKLKAGFLNSLTDRQKVELLQFHTLSSCISISNFDTLTNPVQTQAGDDPQRLQLNVTTYSGSQVSMATGAVNASVTGTVYSDNKLAIYQVDKVLLPLDLVLPSKAPAPAPALAKKGLPKADKGNSTAADDGATGGDDDSDGKALQAGVSAGCSMKWVNNVVVIGVVGLVGGVLM